The genomic stretch aaatctctggcaAAAATAGCTTCTAGTTTTCTTTGTGTTGAGTTTGTACAAGACAACTATTGCTCTCTCTTTTCTCTTCTGTCAAACAATTCAACTTAGCCACAGCTGTGATTATGAAGCTTTgtttacacagtataaataattatttattgtaaaatattaaaatcagagcTGCAGGTTAACAAATCCATCATAAACATTGTGAAATCAAATCCATTCAAGAAGCAAACCTTTTGATTTTGCACATTGCTAATGTTGAGTGAAAAGTTTCCAGTTTTTTCCTGTGGACCCCCTGGACTGTCTCTGAGCACCCCAGGTTAAGAACCACTGCTCTGGATTAAAGAGCATGAGAAGAGAAAAGAGTAGGGATGAAGCAGAGGAACTTCCAAAGAGCCCCAGGAAGAAAATTATAATGGTAAAGAAACTGGCAACTGCATTTGGTTTGGCTCTGGTAGAGAAGCACGCTTCCACAGAAAGAGCTGAAGTGAGTGAAACAGAATGTCAGGTTTGTGTATTCTATGGGTTCTTGAAGCTCATCGCCTCTTCAAGAATGAATATCCTGATGGAAAAATCGGAAAATCAAAAAAGTTTGCAGCATTGCGCCCTGTGCACGTTcaacctgtctgtctgtcgttACCATGAGAACACAAAGATGCTTCTAGAGGGATTGGAAAAAGTTTGCCAGAATATCCCCAGTGGAAATCTCCTGGTCTTTGGGTCACTTTGCAACTGGCAGAGGAAATGCTGCCTTGGCCAGTGTGACAGATGCCAAGACCTTTATTGTTCTGTCAATCAGCTAATACAAGGCAATGGTAATGAAGATACAATTGTACACTACTACCAATAGATGAGTAAGAATAAAAAGGAACTGCTTGAGTCAACATTACAGGGTGCCAAGGAGGAGCTCAAACCCAGCGCACCATTCTGCGCAGCCACAGTTTTATTGCCAAGGTGCAGCTTCACCAAATCAGGACACTgaagatgaattgaaatgaatgTGAAGCTATACTTCAGCAAGATTTCTCAGAACACTTCACTATAAAGCAGCAAGCTGAGATAATGTCAGCTCAGTGGATAACAGAAGGAGGGACTCTGTTTCCAGCAGTTCTCACAGCTCAGTCTGTTAGTGCTTCTTATGCTGTGCTCAGTGATGAAAGGCAACATGACATATTTGCACTTGTTTGCTCCAATCGGGCTATTCTTGATGAAGCCTCAACTTCAGCCAACATCTCTAACTTGCACCTCTTTTCTGATGGTGCTGCTAGCCAANNNNNNNNNNNNNNNNNNNNNNNNNNNNNNNNNNNNNNNNNNNNNNNNNNNNNNNNNNNNNNNNNNNNNNNNNNNNNNNNNNNNNNNNNNNNNNNNNNNNNNNNNNNNNNNNNNNNNNNNNNNNNNNNNNNNNNNNNNNNNNNNNNNNNNNNNNNNNNNNNNNNNNNNNNNNNNNNNNNNNNNNNNNNNNNNNNNNNNNNNNNTGACAATAATGCTTCTGTTTGTGTCATTATTTCAATCCTATTGAACATTAAAGGGTATGTAGtgccctacccctaaccctagtGTTATAccttcccatgtgttgctgctgctgtacaagTAATGGACCTGTCATTGTTCTTGTCATTGTTCTCATTTTGACAGCTTCTTCCTCTTCTAAATGTAACATCTACTTCACTGTCTTTCACAGGCCTTTCCAAGAGGTACCTTGAACTGCTACGAGTGCGTTTTCATGATTTCAATCATGCTAATATTTAACAAGCCAGGAGAAAAGGTAGAACACTCatgtattgatttctttattgattgattgattgatgtgtgTGAAAggatgcacacagtgactgatcaCACTCCATTGCCATGGCAATCCCAGCTCAATGAGAAACACATGGCTCTTGTATTGACATGTTCTTTTGAGGAAGATTGTAACAAACCAGGTTTCTTTCATTTGGAATGAGGCTGAATCAGTGGGGAGTCTGTGATGTAGGGAATTCAAGTGAATATTATGAATGTGTTATAAATATTACATTGCCTCTTTGCCAACTCATTTGTAGACATGCTCATTctctaatgtatttgtaatttatattaaataacatatttacctTAAAATATTATCAAAATGCATCCATTTTTGATATggaaattgttataaaaaaaagccTACCCTAATGGATATACCTACATGCAAAATCTACATGCCATGTGCCAGTGATATGAATGAAGAATTGTACATTTCagtgaatacatttgtatttgtattcacatttcacctattatatacacacacataatcagTGATCAGAATATTCTCTCGTCTAAAACGGCATCAATGTCAATATCTTAACTGTCAAGAGGATGTATGCGGCCTCGCAAGATATGCTGACGCCGAAAAACTctgttaaaatcagcatgaaagAGAAGCAGCAACAGCTGCCGAGCCGTCTTGAAATGTGATTCTACCAATAGATTCCACCCACTCAAAGGGATGGATACATTGTAAGCAACAACTAAGCCTTGTGTTCTAACTATCTTACCTGGTGCAGCTAGTGGAAATGTAGTCATGTGTAAAATTAAAGTGAGTAAGACTTACACTATAACTAAGCTAAGTAAGAACTTACACACAGCTGCTGCAACCCAGCCCAGGATTCATGGGCATCTTCATATGAGAATCAGATATGAAAAACATGagatacatttttacaattcttgGAATAACTGAATGATGTTTCAGAATTTGGAATAGATGGAATCATCACTACATTACCAGAGGACCCTGTAGTCACaacaaaatcagtttgtttaaatagacTAATATTGAATCCATACCTACATGTGACTGTGTGTTGTtattgagctcagtgtgtttgtgtgcagttgagctcctccacaggccgtgtcccgtttcattgccttcaccctcagcacctgcagtaggtcccagctgcagcagtgcagtcgctgtgcagtccagctgagggaggtttttgtacgggtgtgtagcactgtgtgaacacaTCTCTACTACTGGGGTAGTGTTCactctgacagtagtaatctcctgcatcttcagcctggactccactgatggtcagagtgaagtcagtcccagatccGCTGCCACTGAAACGAGTTGGGATCCCAGACTGAAGGGTACTTGCACCATAGATCAGGAGTTTGGGAGATTCTCCAGGTTTCTGTTGGTAccaggctaggtagttgttattgCTGCAAGTGTACACTGCGCTGCTGACTTTACAGCTCAGAGCGACTGTGTCTCCTGGgagaacagatttcactgctggagtctgagtcacagtatactgtccactggattctgaaaataataaataataaaatagaatattataataaattttttaattaaatgatgaaacaataaatttcaagccttttatttttttcagttcaccCATTTTTCTTTGAACACTTTTGTAATAATTGTCccagaaacaaatatttttgtaaaataatttttctaaatgattcttaccctgagtgcagatgacaagtgcccagatgaagatgctgacaaaagtcattgttgttgtggattctgttgccatgaaggacagctctcaatcatgaagtgttaaactcacagggctataaacactcccagagcactgaagcatgtgctgccaatgcaaagtgtcttttctatgcaaattgtcttccttggCACAGCAGCCACTTGTATCCAAGCAGTGGTGTAAACACAGGCTTGGTGCTGTGTGTTCTAACAGAGCAAGATTAGCAGTTTAGCATGAACACTCCCAGGACAGCAGGACTAGacaaaaaacagctttaataGGAGCATATGAGGAGAGCCAATCAGCTGAGCCCTTATTCCACTCAACACAGCTGGAATGGAGTCAAGTGTGGAGTGTTTGTTTAAAGCAATACTTGGCACTGTGTGTTCAGACAGAGCAAGATTAGTAACTGTCCTGGCATTAACACTCCCAGGACAGTGGCACTATACAATAGAGCCCAGCTATCAAGAGTAGCATTAGAAGCACAGTCCTTAATGCAGTCATTAAAGTGTAATGCAGCAGTACTGCTTATTAAACAGCAACCCATCATGATTGAAGTGCACTGGAGTTCTCATTGGCTTCAGTGACACTAGAAGACACTAAGCCTGCTGTAGTAGAGATTGCCAGTCCTTGTTTCGCTCTGTGATGAGTTGCTCTTGCGATGCTGTAGGTAGTTCATCCACAATGTCAAACACTCCATCAGAAAGCCTTCAGGAACAGTTGAAGACACTGTCTGGAGTCCCAACTGTTTCTTCTAGTGTTACTGAAGAGCTCTCACTGCCACTTGAGAAAGTTATTGAACACCTGCTGCTGGGAGTGACAGTGCTGCTCTCCAACCACAAGAACAAGGCAGAGAAGCCCAGATAGAAATctgcattgtgctgtgtgacCATCGCCGACTCCAATAAGGTGGACAGACACACTGTTGAGAATGTGAAGAGGCTCGATAAAGACATACATGAGAGATCCAAAATCAGAGAGACTTGAGATAGTCATGTTCCATTCATGCCCAAATAACTCTGACTTCCAACCTGTAAACCTTTTGCAATGTTTCAATCTTTTCATCAAAGTGATGATACATCATACCGCAGGATACTTTGTTTAAAGGGTTTACATCGGCAGAATCATAGCATTGGGGACAACCATGAAAAAAGCACCCGGCAAATTCAAAAGCCGTACACTTACCATTAATCACAGCATAACCATCCAAGAAAAAGGGTCCTATTAAGCTCTGCATAGTGTAAAGCATggagaatgaaaacattttcagtttcagataCATACATTAACCATTGCATCAATgcatttgaaaagcttttttgcTGGTCACTGTAATTGTCGGGAGGAATGATCACTATTGTGTCTTTAGGCATGAATTTACTTCTATACATAGCCATGCACAGTGAAGCAATGGTTGTACATTGGAAGGGATCTATCTGCCCTATTGCGTAAACCTCTGTACGGAATTTGATACAGGCCTCTTTCAAAATTTCAACATCGTTTTTGCAGTAGAACACCATTTCTTCTCTGAAATTAAAAACGCCTTTCTTAATGGAATCATACCATTTGTAAAAGTCATCGCGTTCTTTAGACAGCATTTGCTGAACACCATAATAACGTGGATCAGGATAGGGGCCTACGTAATTCTGGTTTTCAACAGTATTGAAAACCAGAAGAAAATATCCTTTTCTGGCTTCAAATCCCATAGCTGAAGGCAAAGCACTTAATTTCAAGGGCATAAAGTTAAAGGAATCAATGTAGTGCATCTTAAAAGCCTCGtctgtaaaatacattaacttgTTACCATGAGCTATGATGTGTGGGGTTAACATCGTTGGTAACTAAATAATTAGTCAGTAAATAACTGTCATACGATTTAGCGTTGTGCACCAAGAAAGTATAGCCAGCATAACTGGGTCTGCGATACCTTTCAAAAAACTTTCACACAATCTTCGCCCTCCCAAAACCATAATTCCCCTTCCATGTGCATGCAGTACAAATAATTTGGAATATGCAAGCCATCTTCCTGCCTGCATTCAAAATcgtaaaacacatttgtttgtggGCTCATAAGGTTTTAGCACTTGAATGTAGCATTTGTGATCAGTGTGAGGTAACAACACAGCCTTACATATCTTACAGTAGGGACTAGGACACTTATGAATCTGCGATTTATCAAGATTGCATTTATAGAGAGAATAGCAtcctgtacagttttaaaatgtcacacagAGACCTGTTTTTCACTATTGGCTTTATCTCGGAGAATCTTATGCTCATCATAACAGAGCTGTGATCGACAATAACGATTGCAATCATTCCATTTTATCTTCACAGAAGCATCGCTGTTACAGGCTGGTGataaacacacagtacagtgtcCCTCACAACGATGTGCAGATCTCTTACTGTAGGCTGTGTAACAGTAATTACACAGATAGGCAACACCCAGAAAACCTTTCAAGTTAACAATACCATAGAAGTGATTCTcataaagaaacagaaatacagttttgctttttggtcgCGTATCTGTTTGGTGATTCAGGAACATATCCTTTTGAGGACATCTGTACCACACCACAATTTTAACATCTAGGCCTGTTCAAATTTATCTATGTCTGCATAAGAAACCATCTGATGTTCACTTAGCCCCACACACTGTTGAAGTTTTAAAGCCTCATCCATACACATATCATAGGCCCCCCTGAATTCTGGAAATAACAAGCTCAGaatgcagtaaacaaaacataattgatTGTTATAACATATAATCAGatgttatgctttttttctaaTAAGCTCACTACTCACTAAGGTCTGCAAACCTCTCCTTAATCCCCCTCCTTCAGGACATCTTAACTTGGACACTCACAAAGAATCGTCAGCCAAAATGTCACTATGACTTTGAAGGAGAGCCTCAATCAGACTGAGAAAATAATTTAGACTTAAATTGTCTCCAGTCATTCTTACATACACCGGTATATCCAAGGATCCtgctcttaattcaagttgcacaATGCCGGCCGGTCTTAATGTTCTAGAAACCTCACTCAACATATTCTCCAGCGTTTCATGCAACACTGTAAAAACCTCAGCGTAGGAATCCAGATCACACAGGTGTGTAAAGTTAAGAGGTTGCTTCAATTCGATATTGTTAAACATTGGTCTGTGTCTAATCTGTACAGCTTCCCCACTAATTCTATCCCCATCGTTAACCCTGGGGGGTGTTCTGTAAACCAGAAAGACCTGCCACTTGATCATCATGTATTACATCAGCCTCTGGGACTTGAGCTAAAAGAGTCATCCTGACAAGCCCAGCTGTTTAAGCTTCCACCTAATTGGCTTTCCATATCATCTACACTCTCTGTAATAACATGGTATTCTCTAGTCATTTCTTGCAATAGTTTATCCAAAGAGTCAAAATTGATACGAGTCAATTGAGCATCATTAATAGCCATTGAGCTAATGTCATTTATATTGGGGCTAAAGGCATTTATAGGGAGACTATCTATAGAAAGTTCAATCAGAGCCTTGATGTGTGGTAAAttacataaattataatttaaatcatttaatagtTTTAGATAGTCAATTCTCAAAAGCTCCTAAATTTAGGGGGTGAATAGTGCTTTGTTTTACATCTAGGGTTGGAGACTTACAAGGTGTAGGGGatcttgtatttattgtacattttggGGTGATTACAGAATTTGACAGTTTGACTCGgatcaacctttttatttttttgaacaactGTCACAGCATCATCATTAGTAGAATCATCATCAGTATTAATTTCCAAATGTTTCCTCTTACAAGTTTACAATGTTTTCCAATCGTGACTCTGGGTTCCAAAATAAAACCttatcacagtgtgtgtgtggtggggggggggggggggaaatcttTTTTGAAGTTTGCTGTGTATTCAAGTGGAGAAATTTCCCTTGTCTGTAGAGGCCAAGTGCCCCCTGCTGGATATGAACCAAGCAAAACGGTAAATCACTGTCATCAAGTGTGCTTCATGTGCCTGTGCAGAAAAGGATCCGCCCCCCTATTTAAGTCACAGAAAGCGCTAAAAATTATTTGCTTGCTAAACTTGGAGAGAGGTAGCATAGAGAGTGACAGTGAGAGATCACATGCAAGACCCAGCATTTTGTCTGGAGAGCTTTTGAAAGCAGTAAGGGAGTATTTCAGAAATTGTACTGTTAAACTTTCTCCCGTTTCAACTAATTGTTTCTGTATGCAAAATATGTATACACCTCCCGTAAGTTTACATAAGCATTTATAAAGTTTGGGTAACCTATATCCATTATTTACTTCaaactttacatttataaatattcaatgtTTATAAGCACTTGGTAAATACAAGgggtccatatatatatatatatatatatatattccatactCCTATATAAAATCCAAACCCCCTCATTCATATATTCACATGttacaaacccaatccttaagcaacatctaataactaggtttttttttttttattgaaatacaaataaactaccctgaacaatataagtctccaaagcagtaggattgcgagacagaaccaagaaaaattgcaggGCAAGTCAGGATTGCTCAAACAAATAGAACctaggaagacaattaaaccagaaggccACACaagagttcaaatagcagatgttactgaatgtgtggaatattatacttgagacagatggatcaaacatttggtgtacatgagttttaaacagacagcatttgaacacttcaaaatgtttaccacagtccatcaggcagtccttataaaGGAAGGAAAGTCCATGAAACAgccaccaatactttaaaagtcccaaaatattaCCCAATCCATATCGCGAATGtagttgaaacagaaatttaacacaaaacaaaaatgaaacttctgtgccGGGTGCTCGTTAAgccccaataagtaaacaaaaatgataatactccaaaacattcagaacagcccagatactccagcaataaaaaatgaaatcctccccattaggggatctcacccagtccttccttggtcctgtagagcttggagtttccaaccaggtaagaagacaaaaagtgatgatgataactggattagtcactgttgttgctcttaggatccatataaacagtttgaatgatgtggatagtttcagtttggcaggagattagataactggttaatttaaactggaaaaatggcagattagagaaaatactgtttctaacaaccaaaagattattgcttcctgatttctcctttacagaccagcaaactccctcttcaaacactctgcatccacaaaaaaccACACCCGAAAAAGAATCACCCTCCCCAGCAGcaagtaatagtcctatttaaagagccaccaattaagatacttagaaTTAATGATAAGTCAAGCCCAAGAAGACCTTTGCCAAGGCAATTAGCAAAACACCTAAACCTAATTAGAATTTCCATGTggcaattaaagaaaagatcattcagttaaaacaagagagaaagtccagtgcagagataaacccctttccaaaatttaacagtaaattgaaatagcttcacctaattttaccttatggaatctgaaaggcccactttaaaaatgagaacaaaattacttatttagcaattgaactgagaattaaattaacctggccaggtattctgatactcaattaagagcagcaggcagcaaattacttatgctgcattcatggagctAGTGCTGCACATACATAAGGTCATCAATCGAACTTTTGACATAAGCTATAGTAATAATACTACAAGCCAGTTTAGTTCCACTACAGGCATTCCAGCCTGACTGGGAATCAAACCGAGACTGCGGAGGTGAGAGCGCTGAATCCTAACCAACAGAGCATGAGGGAAGCTGCTTACTGATGAGAGCATCTGTGATGGAATGAATTATTCCTGAGCAAAGAAGGCGCAGGAATCCTGCTGAACATTCTCACTACATGAGCAGTGTGCTGCTGGGCTGTGGaattactctctctctccctcttgtgNNNNNNNNNNNNNNNNNNNNNNNNNNNNNNNNNNNNNNNNNNNNNNNNNNNNNNNNNNNNNNNNNNNNNNNNNNNNNNNNNNNNNNNNNNNNNNNNNNNNNNNNNNNNNNNNNNNNNNNNNNNNNNNNNNNNNNNNNNNNNNNNNNNNNNNNNNNNNNNNNNNNNNNNNNNNNNNNNNNNNNNNNNNNNNNNNNNNNNNNNNNNNNNNNNNNNNNNNNNNNNNNNNNNNNNNNNNNNNNNNNNNNNNNNNNNNNNNNNNNNNNNNNNNNNNNNNNNNNNNNNNNNNNNNNNNNNNNNNNNNNNNNNNNNNNNNNNNNNNNNNNNNNNNNNNNNNNNNNNNNNNNNNNNNNNNNNNNNNNNNNNNNNNNNNNNNNNNNNNNNNNNNNNNNNNNNNNNNNNNNNNNNNNNNNNNNNNNNNNNNNNNNNNNNNNNNNNNNNNNNNNNNNNNNNNNNNNNNNNNNNNNNNNNNNNNNNNNNNNNNNNNNNNNNNNNNNNNNNNNCCCGTCCTTTTTTgttcccagctatgtccaaagtcaacacgtgtctgccctccacgttatgagatgcacaggacacagtgactatcacacattcaatatgagacgcacaggacacaatgactatcacatattcaatatgagactgcacaggacacaatgactatcacacattcaatatgagatgcacaggacacaatgactatcacacattcaatatgagatgcacaggacacagtgactatcagaTTCAATAGagacacaggacacagtgactatcacatattcaatatgagatgcacaggacacaatgactatcacacattcaatatgagatgcacaggacacaatgactatcacatattcaatatgagatgcacaggacacaatgactatcacatattcaatatgagatgcacaggacacaataTGAGACTATCACACattatcacatattcaatatgagatgcacaggacacagtgactatcacatattcaatatgagatgcacaggacacaatatcacatattcaatatgagatgcacaggacacaggactatcacatattcaatatgagatgcacaggacacaacgactatcacatattcaatatgagatgcacaggacataAAATGCCAAACTAAAGCACTCTGTGTAGTACGTGTTTAGTGTATCCTGCACCATTAAAGGTCATTTAATGTGAGAGCAGTATTATAAAAGACACCCATACACAAACTTCGCAATTCTACAAACTGAATTATACAAGTACATTGTGTCCAAatatgcaaatacacacacacacacacaatcccacacaccccacacacgcacacacacacacacacacacacacacacacacacacacacagtgcacttcATTTATAAGAACCACATACAGCGATgaaaaccactgggaccaaatccttcctataccaaccaatgtaaaataatctgcttgtaagaatcaagcaatccgaaTCATTCcagggcaaactgactgcatgtaatacggtacttgatcaagtgcaatgacgtgtgcAGCCTGTTTTTGAGTTTGATCACATCTCTCGTGATGAGGCGCGTACACAGCGTGGAtagtgcagtgatgcaggaaacactgcattgtttgtaatcagacgtgactgcgccactgcattgtgcagtatgggggttttgttttgtgtttgtgagaatgtgtttcaataaagtgaatacacagtcACTGAATCCATACTGAAtacagcagtgttactgtgtgatatgcatgtaggggggggggggggggcatctcggcttaatgaaaaactgtgagatttgcaacAGCATCCGCTTTTAacaatcaaccgcttataagaatcaaatcacccGGGACGggtgtgattcttataaacggactgcactgtaatcatatacactgagtgtacaaaacattaggaacacctgctctttccatgaaatagactgacgaggtgaatccaggtgaaagctatgatcccttattgatgtaacctgttaaatccacttcaatcagtgtagatgaaggggagacaggttaaagaaggatttttaagccttgacacaattgagacatggagtgtgtatgtgtgccattcagagggtaaatgggcaagacaaaagatttaagtgcctttgaacggggtatggtagtaggtgccaggcgcgccggtttgagtgtgtcaagaactgcaacgctgctgggtttttcacgctcaacagtttcccgtgtgtatcaaggatggtccaccacccaaaggacatccagccaacggcaggccagtggtcgaaaacggctcattgatgaaagaggccaaaggaggctgacacgaattgtgcagagcaacagacgggctacagttagtcaactgacagtccagtacaacattggtgccgaaagacccataaaagaatgcacaactcgtcgtaatttgacacgaatggggtatggcagccgacgacctaacagagttccacttctttcagcaaaacacaagaaactgcggttgcagtgggctaaggaacgaaaacactggacactggaggattggaaaaacattgcctggtctgatgaatccaagttcctgctgtttcacactgatgggaggactcgggtatggagaaaaccacatgagtacatgcatccatcatgccacgtgtcaacattgcaggctggtggtggtggtgtgatggtgtggggtgtgttttcatggcacacatt from Polyodon spathula isolate WHYD16114869_AA chromosome 43, ASM1765450v1, whole genome shotgun sequence encodes the following:
- the LOC121305398 gene encoding immunoglobulin kappa light chain-like isoform X5, whose protein sequence is MATESTTTMTFVSIFIWALVICTQESSGQYTVTQTPAVKSVLPGDTVALSCKVSSAVYTCSNNNYLAWYQQKPGESPKLLIYGASTLQSGIPTRFSGSGSGTDFTLTISGVQAEDAGDYYCQSEHYPSSRDVWTFGPGTKLLVKSGSPIAPSSVSVIPPSMLELNTKNKATLVCLVNNFYPDAVDIKWKVDEVVQTSGVLTSSMKQKDGKYSASSSLTLTKAQWDQKEKYTCVVTHEAVSTPMSETIYKSQCTLLDA
- the LOC121305398 gene encoding immunoglobulin kappa light chain-like isoform X20 gives rise to the protein MATESTTTMTFVSIFIWALVICTQESSGQYTVTQTPAVKSVLPGDTVALSCKVSSAVYTCSNNNYLAWYQQKPGESPKLLIYGASTLQSGIPTRFSGSGSGTDFTLTISGVQAEDAGDYYCQSEHYPSSRDVLTFGPGTKLLVKSGSPIAPSSVSVIPPSMLELNTKNKATLVCLVNNFYPDAVDIKWKVDEVVQTSGVLTSSMKQKDGKYSASSSLTLTKAQWDQKEKYTCVVTHEAVSTPMSETIYKSQCTLLDA
- the LOC121305398 gene encoding immunoglobulin kappa light chain-like isoform X13; protein product: MATESTTTMTFVSIFIWALVICTQESSGQYTVTQTPAVKSVLPGDTVALSCKVSSAVYTCSNNNYLAWYQQKPGESPKLLIYGASTLQSGIPTRFSGSGSGTDFTLTISGVQAEDAGDYYCQSEHYPSSRDVFTFGPGTKLLVKSGSPIAPSSVSVIPPSMLELNTKNKATLVCLVNNFYPDAVDIKWKVDEVVQTSGVLTSSMKQKDGKYSASSSLTLTKAQWDQKEKYTCVVTHEAVSTPMSETIYKSQCTLLDA